Proteins from a single region of Theileria parva strain Muguga chromosome 1, complete sequence, whole genome shotgun sequence:
- a CDS encoding Dos2-interacting transcription regulator of RNA-Pol-II family protein, translated as MSNFGCDLDDIVRSYLSTHDIYKQNSYRNTILLSVINTGTSNFIQILNNIYDEGDDPVDRKNVLNLLHEVVSRTENIFDSGPVLDLLLKCLKLTICVQLSLATMRAVIERHSNPGAPTYYKDVQQFHDSVSLKKISEYPQKCRMDYLVISDHLVDLFTSGKINKINLRLICDEISGERDPRNILVMFDLLSKLARNVAKAPEDFECISRTISVYYPIQFEPPENDTIKITPLQLKKSLLACFISSDQLGPYSMETLIDSLCSEFSLSLNYTSVISDTLYFLRACKPVYQACFNNFVGQLVQIMKLELLDENKKIPEESGEPCSAFELPYDGEDSEDIDQLTIPKVVEVGSKYYRKWNYVDEKIQLFGEILRLFVEIIHTVEEELLNEFLKLIAGNIYSNNSIGYLVDIMCENHKAHSKVIEFIIVPVLRNVIINENNTPHDVNNVLNILVMFIMPKILMNCKSQTSNTKLIQYLLYLIDPKESKLNNILQVDVVIQRNVQYLKLLTLSSCIIDNKIADHLTSFIIDKIFQSPHNIFLNDIHDEVDEMVTVNNKDLEELYYLECLICMYKCHNERNLKILTFLNNICSKVVESESDFHKSLLRISYLRRSGKQINILNKMCELFKAVLEHSSDNSSDNSLLERLVTNILKISFKALKCLIDSKSVRSLNSLEVVPGSDVFIPYSSLIPCAFEHWKSLILNLYSREQLLEDLKNLIHLYKESFYNDEKNIIRLVFLTSSVPRIIKHLSEVVELDVGTVLDEDFRFLNIYMNKCNKLKRLKSFQIELDSCGNGNELSFPNTMELMNLEAELICNGYFNNFENLSSFVYFNGSLLVKYVLNKYPFDINTLLKPIKVVDNYKLKNFDYEDLFLVILPISINRVKPIIKHQIIDVRNIKRSSNENNDLVRDEQLYEFLMSRLRDDICDLVPNYQEILFNPFSKIELYISLISLLINKGFESIEAKSMDVIIKDVREILNIFKEIRANNRGYGNEKNNFEWDLTAEYVHWCFDKYLILLQELLYGIFTTHSSKENKVFNQFFKGDLEEILEDLISVYEVNQVPFSRILTILIINSVIKMESVPIDAKEKLIKMSKVFLGDSNRKVRNIAVSCRQKWMSTLQEHYTTNQS; from the exons ATGTCTAATTTTGGTTGTGATTTAGACGATATCGTCAGATCATACCTATCTACACATGACATATATAAGCAGAATTCATATCGCAATACAATTCTTCTATCAGTTATTAACACTGGAacatcaaattttattcaaattctAAACAATATATACGACGAg GGAGATGACCCCGTTGATCGCAAAAATGTATTGAACTTGTTACATGAAGTGGTTTCAAGGACTGAAAATATTTTCGACTCAGGCCCTGTTTTAGACTTGTTATTGAAATGTTTAAAGCTAACTATATGTGTTCAATTATCTCTGGCTACAATGAGAGCAGTGATTGAACGACATTCTAACCCTGGAGCACCTACGTATTATAAAGATGTACAACAGTTCCACGACTCTGTATCCCTTAAGAAGATTTCTGAGTATCCACAAAAGTGTCGAATGGATTATTTAGTCATTTCAGATCACTTGGTGGACCTGTTCACTTCAgggaaaataaataaaatcaatttacGTCTCATTTGTGATGAGATATCAGGAGAAAGAGACCCTAGAAATATCCTTGTGATGTTTGATTTGTTATCGAAATTGGCAAGAAATGTGGCGAAAGCACCTGAGGATTTTGAGTGTATTTCTAGGACAATCTCAGTGTATTACCCGATCCAATTTGAACCACCCGAAAATGACACCATTAAAATAACTCCACTACAGTTAAAGAAGTCACTCCTAGCCTGCTTCATCTCATCTGACCAATTGGGACCTTATTCAATGGAGACATTGATAGACTCGTTATGCTCAGAGTTTAGTCTGAGCCTTAATTACACATCAGTGATTTCAGATACTTTGTATTTCCTCAGAGCCTGTAAACCAGTTTATCAAGCCTGTTTCAACAACTTTGTAGGTCAATTAGTACAAATCATGAAATTAGAACTCTTAGATGAGAATAAGAAGATCCCAGAAGAAAGTGGCGAACCTTGTAGTGCATTTGAGTTACCATATGATGGCGAGGATTCTGAGGATATTGATCAACTAACCATCCCAAAGGTAGTGGAAGTAGGCTCTAAATACTACAGAAAATGGAACTATGTAGATGAAAAGATACAATTATTTGGTGAAATATTGAGGTTATTTGTGGAAATTATACATACAGTGGAGGAGGAACTCTTGAACGAGTTTCTTAAACTTATAGCTGGAAACATATACTCTAACAACTCCATAGGGTACCTGGTGGACATTATGTGTGAAAATCACAAAGCACACAGTAAAGTCATAGAATTTATAATAGTTCCAGTGCTCAGGAATGTTATAATCAATGAAAATAACACGCCACAtgatgtaaataatgttctGAACATCTTAGTCATGTTTATTATGCCTAAGATACTCATGAACTGTAAATCACAAACAAGTAATACCAAGTTAATACAGTACCTCCTATACCTAATTGATCCCAAGGaaagtaaattaaacaatatcCTTCAAGTTGATGTGGTTATACAGAGAAATGTACAGTATTTGAAGCTTTTAACACTGTCTTCATGTATTatagataataaaatcGCAGATCATTTGACTTCGTTTATAATTGATAAGATATTTCAATCACCACACAATATATTTCTTAATGATATTCATGATGAAGTTGACGAAATGGTTACTGTAAACAACAAGGACCTGGAGgaattatactatttgGAATGCTTAATTTGTATGTATAAATGCCATAATGAAAGAAATTTAAAGATTTTAACTTTCTTAAACAATATTTGTTCGAAGGTTGTTGAGAGTGAGTCTGATTTTCACAAATCATTGTTGAGAATTTCATACCTTAGAAGAAGTggaaaacaaattaatatattaaacaaaatgTGTGAACTTTTCAAAGCCGTCTTGGAACACTCTTCAGATAACTCATCTGACAATTCTCTGTTGGAACGATTGGTTACaaacattttaaagatTTCATTCAAGGCATTGAAGTGTTTGATCGATTCTAAAAGTGTAAGGAGTTTGAATTCTCTAGAAGTTGTGCCAGGCAGTGATGTTTTCATTCCATACTCTAGTTTGATACCATGTGCTTTTGAACATTGGAAAAGCctaatattaaatctttATAGTAGAGAACAATTGTTAGAAGATCTTAAAAACTTGATTCACCTTTATAAAGAATCATTTTACAATGATGAAAAGAATATTATCAGGCTTGTATTCCTAACATCAAGTGTTCCAAGGATAATTAAACACCTTAGTGAAGTTGTAGAATTAGATGTCGGTACTGTACTAGATGAAGATTTCAGATTCCTTAACATATACATgaataaatgtaataaacTAAAGAGATTGAAGAGTTTCCAAATAGAATTGGATAGTTGTGGAAATGGTAACGAGTTATCATTTCCAAACACAATGGAGTTAATGAACCTTGAAGCGGAGTTGATATGTAATGGATACTTTAATAACTTTGAAAATTTGAGCTCATTTGTATACTTTAACGGGTCTCTGCTGGTAAAATATGTTCTAAACAAGTATCCCTTTGACATTAATACCTTATTAAAACCAATTAAAGTGGTTGATAATTATAAGTTAAAGAACTTTGATTATGAAGATTTGTTCCTCGTAATCTTACCAATTTCCATAAACAGAGTCAAACCTATCATTAAACATCAAATAATTGATGTGAGAAATATAAAGCGAAGTTctaatgaaaataatgatttagTGAGGGATGAACAGTTGTATGAATTCTTGATGAGTAGATTAAGGGATGACATTTGTGATTTAGTACCAAATTATCAGGAAATTCTGTTTAACCctttttcaaaaattgaACTTTACATTTCATTGATTTCATTACTGATTAACAAAGGATTTGAGAGTATAGAAGCTAAGTCTATGGACGTAATTATCAAGGATGTTAGGgagattttaaacattttcaAAGAGATTAGAGCAAATAATAGGGGTTACGGAAATGAAAAAAACAACTTCGAGTGGGATTTAACCGCTGAATATGTACATTGGTGTTTTGACAAGTACTTAATATTACTTCAAGAGTTACTCTACGGAATTTTTACTACACATTCTTCTAAAGAGAATAAAGTGTTTAATCAGTTTTTTAAAGGAGATTTAGAGGAAATTTTGGAGGATTTAATCTCTGTGTACGAGGTGAACCAGGTCCCTTTTAGTAGAATTTtgacaattttaataattaactccGTGATAAAAATGGAATCTGTGCCAATTGACGCTAAAgaaaag TTAATTAAGATGTCGAAGGTGTTTTTGGGTGACAGTAACAGGAAGGTAAGGAATATCGCAGTCTCGTGTAGACAAAAGTGGATGAGCACTCTCCAGGAACATTACACAACAAACCAGtcttga
- a CDS encoding Phytanoyl-CoA dioxygenase (PhyH) family protein, producing the protein MAKHPSYSFSLDSKTLFTSSDDSENYDLLSEKLWKDRIFLKCVKSLSDYIVIPRSKLENLSRNLVPAELQIQALFEILCNQKLHYNNPLKYNKSVATKSYYLKSLGLDLSLELDQLIDESGTSFDHLKVPQHRTYMLPARYIDAKHNLDTNFKALVSKSFKLLHTHWERTGVISDGDVGLEVDKKYNTIAKNTLGKNIGCTATPYLPLEGCNILKGLRRIFNKRPSPFMINSGSNTYICNNIPSFTFLFKVKQTLDRYGVAVVRNVFSKDQIREIKSKLYIKSTLARENAFKILEKDPNVSALKFTRGRINCVIRGTSFNDSLSPIQSFWMPFVYYLMKRDKRIFLSNLQLISSDSMSFVEPWHRENKRSGISIVVPLQDTNKSNGRMQFLPGTHNEPSRLNPYTCGPVGVDLNEGDVLIYNSSILHRNTINESNVCQSMVVFSYDHVDTPPPGQGVVKYLLDNYYGNAIVNLNRLFMQKNINFK; encoded by the exons atgGCTAAACATCCATCTTATTCATTTAGCCTAGATTCTAAAACGCTCTTCACATCTTCAGACG ATTCTGAAAATTATGATTTATTATCAGAAAAATTGTGGAAGGATAGGATTTTcctaaaatgtgttaaatcattatcagattatatagtaataccAAGGAGCAAACTTGAGAATTTATCAAGAAATTTAGTTCCAGCAGAGTTACAGATTCAAGCTTTGTTTGAAATATTATGTAACCAGAAGCTACACTATAATAACCCCTtgaaatataataaatcagTAGCAACTAAAAGTTATTACCTTAAATCACTCGGATTAGACCTGTCACTTGAACTTGACCAGCTAATTGACGAGTCTGGAACATCATTTGACCACTTAAAAGTACCTCAGCACCGGACTTACATGCTACCAGCCAGATATATTGATGCGAAACATAACTTAGATACCAACTTTAAAGCACTAGTTTCAAAGTCATTTAAACTCCTACACACTCACTGGGAG AGGACTGGTGTTATATCGGATGGAGATGTGGGATTGGAAGTTGATAAGAAGTATAATACAATAGCAAAAAATACACTTGGAAAGAACATAGGCTGTACGGCAACACCTTACTTACCACTTGAAGGAtgtaacattttaaaaggACTAAGgagaatttttaataaaagaCCGAGTCCATTTATGATAAATTCTGGTTCTAATACGTAcatttgtaataatattcCATCATTCACATTCCTATTCAAGGTTAAACAGACCCTTGATAGATACG GAGTTGCCGTGGTTAGAAATGTGTTCTCAAAAGACCAAATCCGTGAAATTAAATCTAAACTATACATTAAATCCACATTG GCCAGAGAAAATgcatttaaaattctagAGAAGGACCCGAATGTATCAGcacttaaatttacaagaG GAAGAATCAACTGTGTTATTAGAGGGACAAGTTTCAATGACTCTCTGTCACCAATTCAGTCATTCTGGATGCCATTTGTATACTACTTAATGAAAAGAGACAA GAGAATATTCTTATCAAATCTACAACTCATATCTTCAG ACTCGATGAGCTTTGTGGAGCCATGGCATAGGGAAAATAAGAGGTCTGGAATCAGTATTGTAGTACCACTTCAAGATACTAATAAATCCAACGGACGAATGCAATTTCTACCAGGAACtcat aATGAACCTTCAAGACTAAATCCATACACCTGTG GCCCTGTTGGAGTTGACTTGAATGAAGGAGACGTACTAATATACAACTCAAGTATACTTCACAGAAATACAA taaatgAGAGTAATGTGTGTCAGTCAATGGTAGTTTTTAGCTATGATCATGTGGATACACCACCACCAGGTCAAG gagTTGTAAAATACCTATTGGATAACTATTACGGCAATgctatagttaatttaaaccGCTTATTCATGCAaaagaatataaattttaaatga
- a CDS encoding putative integral membrane protein: MTLILLLNLYMLITYAREEVKHIGSHKFRFNDEILDLSRDVNINRVAAPDNQSRANNNFKNPQKLFKKYSLLKLKKMNQDNTNTQSIGYTTQDYPNPGTNPNLCLHNYSTKSHVCDPDGILTEEEQRNMNRKLSDSDLDIFVTLSQNIFVETGVSKSDAQTSFANKILKKYSETFHCDYNKSILLSYVKEFETLKIVSGEDMIGKKIKPELISKLEEEFQVNQKELYKSLNVVIEKIIERIIKTDLIFTVLITTIVVAILVIGGLFIFYN, translated from the exons atgactctaatattactattaaaCTTATACATGCTAATAACATATGCTAGAGAGGAGGTTAAGCATATAGGATCGCATAAATTCAGGTTCAATGACGAGATTTTGGATTTAAGTCGAGATGT AAACATAAATAGAGTTGCTGCTCCTGATAACCAATCTAGGgctaataataattttaaaaacccacagaaattatttaaaaagtaCTCCCtacttaaattaaaaaagaTGAACCAAGATAATACAAACACACAGTCGATTGGATATACCACTCAGGACTACCCTAACCCTGGCACAAATCCAAACTTATGTCTACACaatta TTCTACGAAGTCGCATGTATGTGATCCTGATGGAATCCTAACTGAGGAGGAGCAGAGAAATATGAACCGCAAACTGTCGGACTCAGACTTGGAC atttttgTAACCCTTTCGCAGAACATATTCGTAGAAACGGGTGTTTCAAAATCTGATGCCCAAACTTCATTTGccaataaaattttaaa gaaATATTCTGAAACATTCCATTGCGATTACAACAAGTCGATACTCCTCAGTTACGTCAAA GAGTTTGAAACACTTAAAATCGTTTCCGGag AGGACATGATTGGTAAGAAAATCAAGCCG GAACTCATTTCTAAACTTGAGGAGGAATTCCAAGTGAACCAGAAAGAGCTTTACAAGTCGCTTAACGTTGTCATAGAAAAGATAATCGAAAGGATAATCAAAACTGATTTAA ttttcACGGTGTTAATTACCACTATTGTTGTTGCTATTCTGGTTATCGGGGGGTTATTCATTTTCTATAATTGa
- the BCKDHB gene encoding transketolase pyrimidine binding domain protein, with the protein MITFSKNILGKFIPKNLFSSSRLFSTFTPKGPTKEMNMCTAINDAMHISMAEDPTTCVFGEDVAFGGVFRCSVGLLDRFGEGRVFNTPIAENGIVAFGIGMAALGHNAIAEIQFADYIFPAFDQIVNEAAKFRYRSGGAWDVGKLTIRSTWGAVGHGGLYHSQSPESQFAHAAGLKIVVPRGAYQAKGLLLSCIRDPNPVIFFEPKMLYRQSVDQVPVEDYQIELSKAEVLKEGKDVTMVGYGTSVGLMLKAAKLAEEEHGLSVEVIDLQTVFPWDVDTVERSVNKTKKLIVTHEAPKTLGMGSEIAATITERCFYKLEAPVKRVCGYDTPFPLVYEKYYLPDQYKLLEAAIQICK; encoded by the exons ATGATAACATTTTCTAAGAATATCCTTGGGAAGTTCATTCCTAAGAACTTATTCTCATCCTCACGACTCTTTTCAACCTTTACTCCTAAAGGGCCAACTAAGGAAATGAACATGTGTACAGCAATCAACGACGCCATGCACATCTCCATGGCCGAAGATCCCAC tACTTGTGTGTTTGGTGAAGATGTTGCCTTTGGAGGAGTCTTCAGATGTTCAGTTGGTCTTTTGGATAGATTCGGTGAAGGTCGTGTTTTCAATACTCCAATAGCTGAAAAT ggCATTGTAGCATTTGGGATTGGTATGGCAGCTCTTGGACACAATGCAATTGCTGAGATTCAATTTGCTGATTACATATTCCCAGCTTTCGATCAG ATTGTGAATGAGGCTGCAAAGTTTAGATACAGATCAGGTGGTGCTTGGGATGTTGGAAAGCTTACTATAAGATCAACTTGGGGTGCTGTTGGTCATGGAGGGTTGTACCACTCTCAGTCACCTGAATCTCAATTTGCTCATGCAGCTGGGCTTAAGATAGTTGTTCCCAGAGGCGCTTATCAAGCTAAGGGTTTATTACTGAGTTGTATCAGAGACCCTAACCCTGTCATTTTCTTTGAACCCAAGATGCTCTACAGGCAAAGTGTAGACCAGGTTCCAGTTGAAGATTACCAAATCGAGTTATCAAAAGCTGAAGTGCTAAAAGAAGGCAAAGAC GTGACAATGGTTGGGTATGGTACTTCAGTGGGTTTGATGTTGAAGGCAGCCAAGCTGGCTGAGGAGGAACATGGCCTCAGTGTTGAGGTTATTGACCTCCAAACTGTATTCCCCTGGGATGTTGACACTGTAGAACGCTCGGTTAACAAAACGAAAAAACTCATAGTAACTCACGAGGCTCCC AAAACGCTTGGAATGGGTTCTGAAATAGCCGCAACAATTACTGAAAGATGTTTTTACAAGTTAGAAGCACCAGTAAAAAGAGTGTGTGGCTACGATACTCCTTTCCCTCTGGTCTATGAAAAGTACTACCTTCCTGACCAGTACAAGTTACTGGAGGCTGCCATCCAAATCTGTAAATAA
- the thrS1 gene encoding threonine--tRNA ligase, which yields MLISEIILFICALILVCKIFESKRFSFLNVYLSLTIFSTFSPYLDIKLLRCLSYSFARFRYPFIHKNHLDSKFYITSSALLSHYKMGNDPNLSDSCSEKVVKDHNSFNLQTNPKFIKDRLELFNTLYQKQQQKLKERENLDISLVLVTDDGEVSLSGKSFLTTPYNVLYALDKKRAKKAVVAKVLYENKLSESFADVDEDNSENSTSEWVLWDMHRPFEDSCKVEFLDFNSEQGQHVYWHSSAHILGSALETCFGGFLTIGPALSSGFYYDVYLGNNSVKPEDVKPLLSHVEALTNLNSPFERLVCTKEEALELMKYNPFKVQLIKNKVPDGENTVCYRCGDFVDLCRGPHIPTTSMVRANSFDVTKISSSYWLSNAKSDTLQRVYGISFPEKEQLKMYKHRIEEAKQRDHRTIGTDLKLFYFDTVHSPGSCFWLPNGAKIYNRLVEFMRDNYRIRGYQEVITPNIFSCDLWKQSGHYDNYKENMYLFNLEDTEWGMKPMNCPGHCLMFKHLFLSYKQLPLRLADFGVLHRNELTGSLSGLTRVRRFQQDDAHIFCTREQIMEEVLNILTFIGKVYSLFDFRYEFKLSTKPAKALGDNELWEVAEKSLEEALNKTGAKWILNPGDGAFYGPKIDVVLFDCLDREHQCGTIQLDFNLPIRFNLEYRDKSESSAENVRCGFNRPVIIHRAIFGSIERFVAIVLEQTKGKLPFWLSPNQLLFIPITDSHLDYALELYEKFNALGYNVDVDRSNNTINKKIKFGQQQRWNYMGIVGDREVETRTVSLRPRDSDEQNVVSLDELVKLFESQQLKYV from the exons ATGCTGATTTCAGAAATAATTCTATTCATCTGTGCTTTGATTCTCgtctgtaaaatatttgaaagTAAAAGGTTcagttttttaaatgtttatCTTTCTTTAACCATTTTTTCCACCTTTTCTCCATATTTagatataaaattgttgagGTGTTTGTCATACTCatttg CGCGATTTCGTTATCCTTTTATTCATAAAAATCACCTAGATTCCAAATTCTATATCACATCAAGTGCATTGTTAAGTCATTATAAAATGGGAAATGATCCTAATTTATCTGATAGTTGTTCTGAAAAGGTTGTCAAGGATCACAATTCCTTCAATCTACAAACGAACCCTAAATTTATCAAGGACAGATTAGAACTATTTAACACTCTATATCAGAAACAACAACAAAAACTAAAAG AGCGTGAGAATTTGGATATATCTTTGGTCCTGGTTACAGATGACGGCGAAGTATCACTATCCGGAAAATCATTCCTTACAACTCCTTACAATGTTCTATACGCGCTTGACAAGAAAAGAGCGAAGAAGGCCGTAGTAGCAAAG gtGTTGTAtgaaaacaaattatcTGAGAGTTTTGCGGATGTGGATGAGGATAACTCGGAGAATTCAACCTCAGAATGGGTCCTTTGGGATATGCATAGACCATTTGAGGACTCCTGCAAGGTTGAATTTTTGGATTTTAACTCAGAACAAGGACAACACGTATACTGGCATTCATCAGCCCACATTCTAG gaagTGCATTGGAAACTTGTTTTGGTGGTTTTTTGACTATAGGCCCAGCATTGTCCTCAGGGTTTTACTATGACGTTTACCTCGGAAACAAT AGTGTTAAACCTGAAGATGTAAAGCCTTTGTTAAGTCATGTTGAAGCTTTGACTAATTTGAATAGCCCATTTGAGAGGCTAGTGTGTACTAAAGAAGAAGCGCTGGAGCTCATGAAGTATAACCCGTTCAAGGTTCAGCTTATTAAGAACAAGGTCCCAGACGGGGAAAACACAGTGTGTTACAGATGTGGAGATTTTGTGGATCTTTGCAGAGGACCGCACATCCCGACAACCTCAATGGTTAGAGCAAACTCATTTGATGTGACCAAGATCTCATCATCATACTGGCTATCAAATGCAAAGTCCGATACTCTACAGAGAGTGTACGGAATATCATTCCCAGAAAAGGAACAACTGAAAATGTACAAGCATAGAATTGAAGAAGCCAAACAAAGAGATCACAGAACTATTGGAACAGACTTGAAGCTTTTCTATTTTGATACGGTCCATTCACCAG GCTCATGTTTCTGGTTACCAAATGGAGCAAAGATTTATAACAGACTGGTTGAATTCATGAGA GATAATTACAGAATTAGAGGGTACCAAGAAGTCATAACTCCAAACATCTTCTCATGTGATCTCTGGAAACAATCAGGCCACTACGATAACTACAAG GAGAACATGTACTTGTTTAATCTGGAGGATACTGAGTGGGGAATGAAGCCGATGAACTGTCCAGGACACTGTCTTATGTTCAAACACCTCTTCTTATCATATAAACAACTGCCACTGAGACTTGCTGATTTTGGGGTTCTGCACCGAAATGAACTTACAGGGTCACTATCGGGGCTTACCAG GGTGAGAAGATTTCAGCAGGATGACGCACACATTTTCTGTACCAGGGAACAGATTATGGAGGAAGTGCTTAATATCCTCACATTTATTGGGAAAGTGTACTCTCTTTTCGATTTCAGATATGAGTTTAAACTATCAACAAAACCAGCAAAAGCTCTGG GTGATAATGAACTGTGGGAGGTTGCAGAAAAATCACTGGAAGAAGCTCTTAACAAAACTGGAGCCAAATG gATATTGAATCCTGGAGATGGAGCATTTTACGGACCCAAAATTGATGTGGTGCTGTTTGACTGTTTAGATAGAGAGCATCAATGTGGAACAATACAACTGGACTTTAATCTACCCATCAGATTCAACCTCGAATACAGAGATAAAA GTGAGAGTTCCGCGGAGAATGTGAGATGTGGATTTAACAGGCCTGTGATAATCCATAGAGCAATTTTCGGCTCAATTGAACGCTTTGTAGCAATTGTCCTTGAACAAACTAAAGGGAAATTACCGTTTTGGCTATCACCCAACCAGTTATTATTCATCCCAATAACTGACAGTCATCTTGATTACGCACTGGAATTATATGAAAAATTCAACGCTCTag GGTACAATGTTGATGTTGACAGGTCTAATAACACAATTAATAAGAAGATCAAGTTTGGCCAGCAGCAGAGGTGGAACTACATGGGCATTGTTGGCGATCGTGAAGTTGAAACCAGAACTGTTTCCTTAAGACCTAGAGACTCCGATGAACAAAATGTGGTTTCTCTCGACGAATTAGTTAAGTTGTTTGAGTCACAGCAGTTGAAATACGTTTAA